One window from the genome of Acinetobacter sp. LoGeW2-3 encodes:
- the pyrE gene encoding orotate phosphoribosyltransferase — protein sequence MSTQAQFNPQAFIELALSRGVLKFGEFTLKSGRVSPYFFNAGLLNDGEALSLLASGYAAKLVECNNVEVVFGPAYKGIPFVAATAVALSQNHGVSVPWGFNRKEAKDHGEGGVLVGASVEGKKVWIIDDVITAGTAIREVVTILKNAGAQIAGVLVALDRQEKGQGELSAIQEVQKELEIPVHALITMKDLMDYLDAKGDQDALAKMEAYRVKYGI from the coding sequence ATGTCAACGCAAGCTCAGTTTAACCCACAAGCTTTTATCGAACTCGCATTATCACGCGGTGTGCTTAAATTTGGTGAGTTTACTTTAAAATCGGGTCGTGTGAGTCCTTATTTTTTCAACGCTGGCTTGCTCAATGATGGTGAAGCCTTGTCTCTTCTAGCTTCTGGCTATGCAGCAAAATTAGTTGAATGTAACAATGTCGAAGTGGTTTTTGGCCCTGCCTATAAAGGCATTCCATTCGTCGCGGCAACTGCTGTAGCCTTGTCTCAAAATCATGGTGTGAGTGTGCCATGGGGCTTTAACCGTAAGGAAGCTAAAGATCACGGCGAAGGTGGTGTGTTAGTGGGTGCTTCAGTCGAAGGTAAAAAAGTCTGGATCATTGATGATGTGATCACAGCAGGTACTGCGATTCGTGAAGTCGTAACCATCCTTAAAAATGCGGGTGCACAAATTGCGGGTGTATTAGTTGCACTGGATCGCCAGGAAAAAGGTCAGGGCGAATTGTCTGCGATTCAAGAAGTACAAAAAGAACTGGAAATTCCAGTACATGCCTTGATTACCATGAAAGATTTGATGGATTACCTGGATGCTAAAGGGGATCAAGACGCGCTGGCAAAAATGGAAGCGTACCGTGTGAAATACGGGATCTAA
- a CDS encoding exodeoxyribonuclease III yields MIPKSSYPGDQKILRVVSINVNGLRSSVTKGLLEWMEKSDADVICMQESRITHAQWTDKFKPEGWYAHLFPAERPGYAGTAIYSRLPFVSLTDGLGFELADSQGRFIAAEFDLGLDKTAHICSLYLPSGSSGDEAQARKDHFLDEYEKILKQWRDEDKSIIVCGDYNIVHKRIDIKNWSGNQKASGCLPHERAWLDHIYDELGYVDTFREVRKEAELYSWWSNRGQARAKNVGWRIDYQACSPDWKERTVNAWVYKDEWFSDHAPVIIDYKL; encoded by the coding sequence ATGATACCAAAGAGTAGCTATCCAGGTGATCAAAAAATTCTTCGTGTCGTTTCAATTAATGTCAACGGCTTACGTTCATCCGTGACCAAGGGTCTGTTGGAATGGATGGAAAAATCTGACGCTGATGTCATTTGTATGCAGGAAAGCCGGATTACTCATGCGCAGTGGACCGATAAATTTAAGCCTGAAGGCTGGTATGCACACCTGTTCCCGGCTGAACGTCCAGGCTATGCCGGTACTGCCATTTATAGCCGCCTGCCTTTTGTTTCCCTGACCGATGGGCTGGGCTTTGAATTGGCGGATTCACAAGGTCGTTTTATTGCTGCCGAGTTTGATTTGGGTTTAGATAAAACTGCACATATTTGCTCGCTGTATCTACCATCTGGTTCATCGGGTGATGAAGCACAGGCGCGTAAAGATCACTTCCTCGATGAATATGAAAAGATCCTAAAACAATGGCGTGATGAAGACAAATCCATCATTGTGTGTGGTGACTATAATATCGTGCATAAACGCATCGACATTAAAAACTGGTCAGGCAACCAGAAGGCCTCAGGTTGTTTGCCACATGAACGTGCATGGCTGGATCATATCTATGATGAACTAGGCTATGTCGATACTTTCCGTGAAGTGCGCAAAGAAGCTGAGCTATATTCTTGGTGGTCGAATCGCGGTCAAGCCCGTGCCAAGAACGTCGGCTGGCGGATTGATTACCAAGCCTGCTCACCAGACTGGAAAGAACGTACCGTAAATGCCTGGGTGTATAAAGATGAATGGTTTAGCGACCATGCCCCAGTCATTATTGACTATAAACTTTAA
- a CDS encoding Spx/MgsR family RNA polymerase-binding regulatory protein codes for MLKIYGIKNCNSMKKAFDLLTELGLSYEFHDYKKQGIDVETVKTWLDALGQDVVLNKKGTTWRKLSEEEQQTALASEENLLTVLTTHTSLIKRPVLETSSGFIAGFDEVAYRSLNK; via the coding sequence ATGTTGAAGATATACGGAATCAAAAACTGCAATTCCATGAAGAAAGCCTTTGATCTGCTGACTGAGCTGGGTTTGAGCTATGAGTTTCATGATTATAAAAAGCAGGGAATTGATGTTGAAACCGTAAAAACCTGGCTGGATGCTTTGGGTCAGGATGTCGTCCTCAATAAAAAAGGCACCACCTGGCGCAAGCTCAGTGAAGAAGAACAGCAAACTGCCTTAGCCAGTGAAGAAAATCTACTTACTGTTTTAACCACACACACCAGCCTGATTAAACGCCCTGTTCTGGAAACTAGTTCAGGTTTTATTGCCGGCTTTGATGAAGTGGCATATCGATCGCTGAACAAGTAA
- a CDS encoding DUF2147 domain-containing protein, with product MKRMALVLGLLGLSALANAADPLNGTLWKTIDDETKQPKAIVKFTEQSNGTLSASIQKVLTKGEENACTKCEGPYHNKSLKGLTIVKGLKNAGGTSYESGSILDPKTGKTYKLKGNLADGGKKLELRGFIGVAALGRNQTWIRAN from the coding sequence ATGAAAAGAATGGCGCTTGTGTTAGGACTACTGGGTTTAAGTGCATTGGCGAATGCTGCAGATCCTTTAAATGGAACGCTTTGGAAAACGATTGACGACGAAACGAAACAGCCAAAGGCAATTGTAAAATTTACTGAACAAAGCAATGGGACTTTAAGTGCTAGCATTCAGAAAGTTTTAACCAAAGGTGAAGAGAATGCCTGCACGAAATGTGAAGGTCCATATCACAACAAATCTCTGAAAGGTTTGACGATTGTTAAAGGTCTAAAAAATGCTGGTGGCACCAGCTATGAAAGTGGTTCGATTCTAGATCCAAAAACAGGCAAGACCTATAAGTTGAAAGGCAACCTGGCTGATGGTGGCAAGAAGCTGGAGTTACGTGGCTTCATTGGTGTAGCAGCCCTAGGTCGCAATCAAACTTGGATTCGTGCGAACTAA
- a CDS encoding alpha/beta hydrolase produces the protein MKISPLTKQLITETILKTSIRKPSQFNLPPAALRKALEQFCKLFPLDKNVEVRSLKLAGLDAEEIKPQQEATQLIFHIHGGAFYLGSMKTHRAFMTQIAARTQMQVLHVDYPLAPEAPYPAALDAVFDIYMQLLDQGVQAKDIILSGDSCGANLALSLALKIQKLELPQPSGLILLSPFVDLTLTSESLRYNQAHDALLSIETLESGIQYYVPSSFDPSDPEISPYFADLSGLPPMHIQVGSKEILLDDAQRLRDKAEAAGVEVEFKLYTGMWHNFQMFSAWFDEAKQSLADLADFAHRLDRD, from the coding sequence ATGAAGATTAGCCCCCTTACGAAACAGTTAATTACAGAAACGATTTTAAAAACTTCCATCCGCAAGCCAAGCCAGTTTAATCTCCCGCCTGCTGCGCTGAGAAAAGCCCTCGAGCAGTTCTGCAAACTATTTCCTCTAGACAAAAATGTCGAAGTACGATCCTTAAAACTGGCAGGTCTGGATGCTGAGGAAATCAAGCCACAGCAAGAAGCTACCCAGCTGATTTTCCATATCCATGGCGGTGCTTTTTATCTCGGCTCAATGAAGACGCATCGTGCTTTTATGACCCAGATTGCAGCTCGCACCCAGATGCAGGTGCTGCATGTAGATTATCCGCTAGCCCCTGAGGCCCCTTATCCTGCTGCACTCGATGCAGTCTTTGATATTTATATGCAGCTGTTAGATCAGGGTGTACAGGCCAAAGATATCATTCTGTCTGGAGATTCTTGCGGAGCAAATCTGGCGTTGTCTTTAGCCCTGAAAATTCAAAAACTGGAACTTCCACAACCGAGTGGTCTGATCCTGCTTTCTCCATTTGTAGACCTGACCCTGACCAGTGAGTCCTTGCGCTATAACCAGGCCCATGATGCTTTGTTATCAATTGAAACGCTGGAAAGCGGTATTCAATACTATGTACCTTCCTCATTCGACCCGAGCGATCCAGAAATCTCACCTTATTTTGCTGACTTAAGTGGTTTACCACCAATGCACATTCAGGTCGGTTCTAAGGAAATCTTGTTAGATGATGCACAGCGTCTACGTGATAAAGCTGAAGCTGCAGGTGTTGAGGTAGAGTTCAAGCTATATACCGGCATGTGGCACAATTTCCAGATGTTCAGTGCTTGGTTTGATGAAGCAAAACAATCCTTGGCTGACTTGGCTGACTTTGCGCATCGTCTAGATCGGGACTAA
- a CDS encoding GGDEF domain-containing protein has protein sequence MKHISPALQAIFKHKITKYLVEDEVVMNWGVLKKCILMLALGCGVHLSWMLWDIFVLFSPEYWQHVDIQVVKMQVIVNSLFLLILLGLIYPCYKFRNNTRVERYLPYLSVGIFVVSLCRDAYVVGVVSPVSMISYVSLMTVGLVLFSRTLVYSMLIPASIFLTICGYLSYIGQLPYSPLFTIPGKLFYNGFWLVSMLYFILPILAICMVLFEILLSQWRHREKLIQHLSQIDPLTNLFNRRSINQCLDKLNSVKPESYALVLLDLDHFKKINDYYGHHKGDETLIQVSEVLTQLLRESDVVGRFGGEEFILVLKNSNLEKARQVAERCRAAIQQLEIYSDDGQRIHVTASFGIALSSPELRPQQLLSQADKALYQAKASGRNLVKAYNAALDGGMQLNHS, from the coding sequence ATGAAGCATATTTCGCCTGCTCTGCAAGCTATTTTCAAGCATAAAATCACCAAGTATCTGGTCGAAGATGAAGTGGTGATGAATTGGGGGGTGCTCAAAAAATGTATCCTCATGCTTGCACTTGGCTGTGGTGTCCATCTGAGCTGGATGCTTTGGGATATCTTTGTTTTGTTCAGTCCTGAATATTGGCAACATGTTGATATACAAGTGGTCAAGATGCAGGTTATCGTCAATAGCCTGTTTTTGCTGATTCTGCTTGGTCTGATTTATCCCTGCTATAAATTTCGAAATAACACCCGCGTCGAGCGTTACCTGCCCTATCTTTCGGTGGGCATCTTTGTCGTTTCCCTCTGCCGTGATGCATATGTCGTTGGTGTAGTCAGCCCAGTCTCCATGATTTCCTATGTCAGTCTGATGACAGTAGGGCTGGTCCTGTTTTCTCGAACGCTGGTCTATAGCATGCTGATTCCAGCGTCAATTTTTCTCACCATTTGTGGTTATTTAAGTTATATCGGTCAGCTTCCTTACTCGCCACTCTTTACCATTCCGGGCAAACTGTTCTATAACGGTTTCTGGCTGGTATCCATGCTGTATTTCATTCTGCCTATTCTGGCCATCTGTATGGTGTTGTTTGAAATCCTGCTCAGTCAGTGGCGACATCGCGAAAAACTGATCCAGCATTTGAGCCAGATTGACCCGCTGACCAATCTGTTTAACCGACGCAGCATCAATCAATGTCTGGATAAACTGAATAGCGTGAAACCGGAAAGCTATGCGCTGGTTCTGCTGGATCTGGATCATTTTAAGAAAATTAATGACTACTATGGTCATCACAAAGGTGATGAAACCCTGATTCAGGTCAGCGAAGTGCTGACCCAGCTACTACGTGAAAGTGATGTGGTAGGCCGTTTTGGTGGTGAAGAATTTATTCTGGTTCTGAAAAACTCCAATCTGGAAAAGGCACGTCAGGTTGCAGAACGTTGCCGTGCTGCAATCCAGCAACTGGAAATCTACAGTGATGATGGGCAGCGTATCCATGTGACCGCAAGTTTTGGTATTGCACTGTCCAGCCCGGAGCTGCGTCCACAACAGTTATTGAGTCAGGCAGATAAAGCCCTGTATCAAGCCAAAGCAAGTGGCCGAAACCTGGTCAAAGCCTATAACGCTGCACTGGATGGTGGGATGCAACTCAATCATTCCTGA
- the dsbD gene encoding protein-disulfide reductase DsbD, which translates to MDAEKLKAWSRSGSRILFGSLLLSCTVQAEAPLLPPEQAFPFTVISTSSQQAELSWDIPDNYYIYQHKVEVQQGGRTLQLDLPPAEDLHDDNYGQTQVYYQQLQLHIPTQASQTYQVTWQGCAKDRLCYPPQSVEFKTDLSGLVQYQPEGTGSKRLLDLSNSSAQQNSLLDNSSEPAEAEPTINNTKDSSFAAKDQKWSEKLAESSLGYGLLLFFGLGMLLAFTPCSLPMLPILTSLIVRDRRGIQAWMIALSFVTSMAMVYAVLGLIASSAGLNFQRWLQQPATLIAFSLLFVAFALNLFGLFEIKLPQRLVHRLDQVQAMQQGGTLVSASIMGMVSALLVGPCMTAPLAGALLFISQTQSQWQGALLLFTLGFGMGTPLLLASVLGSRVLPRAGHWMNQVKVLFAFIMLALALYFIRPLLSEAVLQWLSLGLGLSFVAYILARLFWKTTGLRWLYIICLAIAMPYIIYSQYQHSQRFFIETVQQQANWHVAETAADFEQLLATVPKGQQVIVDVYADWCVACQPIEHRVLKSAKVQQALTPYFLIKLDLSHYDATHQSLLNQWEILGPPTYLFLNDQQQEIRGLRLTGAFTENELLAQLQRFAQAQ; encoded by the coding sequence ATGGATGCCGAAAAACTGAAAGCCTGGAGTAGATCTGGCTCTCGAATTCTATTTGGGAGCCTGCTGCTGAGTTGTACTGTACAGGCGGAAGCGCCTTTACTGCCGCCAGAACAGGCTTTCCCATTTACGGTAATTTCTACTAGTTCACAGCAGGCGGAACTCAGTTGGGACATTCCAGACAATTATTATATCTATCAGCATAAAGTGGAAGTCCAGCAGGGTGGTCGAACACTACAACTGGATTTGCCACCGGCTGAAGACTTGCATGATGATAACTATGGTCAGACGCAGGTTTATTATCAGCAACTTCAACTCCATATTCCGACTCAAGCTTCGCAAACCTATCAGGTAACCTGGCAGGGCTGTGCCAAAGACAGGCTCTGCTATCCACCACAAAGTGTTGAGTTCAAAACTGATCTATCAGGTTTGGTGCAATATCAACCCGAAGGAACGGGTTCTAAACGACTGCTTGATTTAAGCAATTCTTCAGCTCAGCAAAACAGTCTTTTGGATAATAGTTCTGAACCTGCTGAGGCTGAGCCAACAATAAATAATACTAAAGACTCCAGCTTCGCCGCTAAAGACCAGAAATGGTCTGAAAAGTTGGCAGAAAGTTCATTAGGTTATGGTCTGTTGCTGTTTTTCGGCTTGGGTATGTTGCTGGCTTTTACCCCATGCTCACTTCCTATGCTCCCTATTCTGACCTCACTGATTGTGCGGGATCGCAGAGGGATACAGGCCTGGATGATTGCTTTGAGTTTCGTGACCAGTATGGCCATGGTCTATGCAGTACTCGGTTTAATTGCCTCTTCGGCTGGATTGAATTTCCAGCGCTGGTTACAGCAGCCTGCCACTCTAATTGCCTTTAGCTTATTATTTGTGGCTTTTGCCCTGAATCTATTTGGTCTGTTTGAAATCAAGTTGCCACAGCGATTGGTGCATCGACTGGATCAGGTGCAAGCGATGCAGCAGGGCGGGACTCTGGTCAGTGCCAGTATTATGGGCATGGTGTCCGCACTGTTGGTAGGTCCCTGTATGACCGCACCGTTGGCAGGTGCATTACTTTTTATTTCTCAAACCCAAAGTCAGTGGCAAGGCGCTTTGCTGCTATTTACTTTGGGCTTTGGGATGGGCACACCTTTGCTACTTGCTAGTGTTCTTGGTTCGCGGGTATTGCCGAGAGCTGGACACTGGATGAATCAGGTGAAGGTACTGTTTGCTTTTATCATGTTGGCTTTGGCGTTATATTTTATACGGCCATTGCTTTCAGAAGCAGTACTGCAGTGGCTGTCACTTGGACTGGGTTTAAGTTTTGTGGCTTATATCTTGGCTCGGTTATTCTGGAAAACTACTGGACTTCGATGGTTATATATCATCTGTTTGGCAATTGCCATGCCCTATATTATTTATAGTCAGTATCAGCACAGCCAGCGCTTTTTCATTGAAACTGTTCAGCAACAAGCGAACTGGCATGTGGCAGAAACCGCTGCTGATTTTGAGCAATTACTGGCGACAGTGCCAAAAGGACAACAGGTTATTGTTGATGTCTATGCCGATTGGTGTGTGGCCTGTCAGCCCATTGAACATCGGGTGCTAAAATCAGCGAAGGTACAGCAGGCATTGACACCGTATTTCCTGATTAAGTTGGACCTTAGTCATTATGATGCGACCCATCAATCGCTGTTAAATCAGTGGGAAATTCTGGGTCCGCCGACTTATCTATTCTTAAATGATCAGCAGCAGGAAATTCGTGGATTGCGCCTGACGGGTGCCTTTACAGAAAATGAATTACTGGCACAGCTGCAACGTTTTGCCCAAGCTCAATAA